Proteins from a single region of Cardinium endosymbiont of Culicoides punctatus:
- a CDS encoding YraN family protein, giving the protein MEQGFLNLVLIYKFYTGNRFLYAMSNKSSSWIFGQYAEEIAANYLEKKGFEILVQNFRYKRFEIDLIARHKNITVFVEVKARKNNLFGNPEDFVNKKKIRRLRIAAEYYLYTHDCSQLIRFDIISILKNKENEFEIIHLEDGFY; this is encoded by the coding sequence ATGGAGCAAGGTTTCCTCAATTTAGTTCTGATATATAAGTTTTATACTGGCAATAGATTTCTTTACGCTATGTCAAACAAGTCTTCATCTTGGATTTTTGGACAATATGCTGAGGAAATTGCGGCAAACTACTTAGAAAAAAAAGGATTTGAAATTTTGGTTCAAAATTTTCGTTATAAACGATTCGAAATAGATCTTATTGCAAGACATAAAAATATTACAGTTTTTGTTGAGGTAAAAGCACGCAAAAATAATTTGTTTGGTAATCCAGAAGACTTTGTTAACAAGAAGAAAATTCGTAGGCTCCGAATAGCGGCAGAATACTATCTGTACACGCATGATTGCAGTCAACTCATACGGTTTGATATTATATCTATTTTAAAAAATAAAGAAAATGAATTTGAAATCATTCACTTGGAGGATGGTTTTTATTAA
- the era gene encoding GTPase Era: protein MHKEDYKSGFVAIIGKPNAGKSTLMNKLVGEKLAITNSKAQTTRHKISGIVSEKNFQIVYIDTPGILDPAYPLQTAMMEVVKNARLDADIIVCLADVKNLIDSDLFNKIRGNKPAILVLNKIDLVTPAQLSTMISYWSQRNPDVEVIPISAIQEVNIAQLLNRIVALLPTHPAYYPEDMLTDKPERFFVQEIIREKILDQYRAEIPYSVEVVVESFNEMENLIKIRAIMHVERSTQKGILIGHKGEALKKLGTNARQDLERFFQKKIFLEQHIKVTPNWRKNELLLAKFGYQSLKK from the coding sequence ATGCATAAAGAAGATTATAAATCTGGTTTTGTTGCCATTATTGGGAAACCTAATGCAGGAAAATCTACTTTGATGAACAAATTGGTAGGAGAAAAACTGGCTATTACCAATTCTAAAGCGCAAACTACACGTCATAAAATTTCTGGAATAGTATCAGAAAAGAATTTTCAGATTGTCTACATAGACACACCAGGCATCCTTGATCCGGCATATCCTCTACAAACTGCTATGATGGAAGTAGTAAAAAATGCCCGTTTGGATGCTGATATTATTGTTTGCCTTGCTGATGTGAAAAACTTAATAGATTCTGATTTATTTAATAAAATCAGAGGAAATAAACCAGCTATATTGGTACTAAATAAGATTGACCTGGTTACACCGGCACAATTGAGCACAATGATATCCTATTGGTCTCAGCGCAATCCTGATGTAGAAGTTATACCTATATCTGCTATACAAGAGGTTAATATAGCGCAACTATTAAATAGAATCGTTGCGTTATTACCAACGCATCCTGCTTATTACCCTGAAGATATGCTTACAGATAAACCAGAGCGTTTTTTCGTACAAGAGATTATACGTGAAAAGATATTAGATCAGTATAGAGCAGAGATTCCTTACAGTGTAGAAGTCGTGGTAGAAAGCTTTAATGAAATGGAAAACTTGATTAAGATCCGAGCTATTATGCACGTTGAAAGATCAACCCAAAAAGGCATTTTAATAGGACATAAAGGGGAGGCATTAAAAAAACTAGGGACAAATGCTAGACAAGATTTGGAGCGTTTTTTTCAAAAAAAAATATTTCTAGAACAGCATATTAAAGTTACGCCTAATTGGAGGAAGAATGAGCTTCTTTTAGCTAAATTTGGTTATCAAAGTCTTAAAAAATAA